One part of the Halobacteria archaeon AArc-dxtr1 genome encodes these proteins:
- a CDS encoding ABC transporter ATP-binding protein, with translation MAVIELEGLTKDYGAVLANDALTFDVERGEIFGYLGPNGAGKTTTIRMLLGFISPTSGTARVLGTDIHDRRELVDTRRRIGYLSDEPGFDEEATGAEIVDLHASVKGDERSAELLEVFDPPIDRRVRDYSRGNVQKLGIVTTFMHEPDLVILDEPTSGLDPLMKQRFAEFLRAERDRGVTVFFSSHILSEVRRLCDRVGIIRQGELVTVDPIETLLTRSGKAVRIHAAEPIPVDALDLEGVHDLETSLADGVANTDESTVFTECAFTYTGSIDALLPRLTQYELLDLAIEEAPLEDVFLRFYGDENDV, from the coding sequence ATGGCCGTCATCGAACTCGAGGGACTGACGAAAGACTACGGTGCCGTTCTCGCCAACGACGCGCTGACGTTCGACGTCGAGCGCGGCGAGATCTTCGGCTACCTCGGCCCAAACGGCGCCGGGAAGACGACGACGATCCGGATGCTTCTGGGCTTTATCTCGCCGACCTCGGGCACCGCTCGGGTGCTCGGGACCGATATCCACGATCGCCGGGAGCTCGTCGACACCAGACGCCGGATTGGCTACCTCTCCGACGAACCTGGCTTCGACGAGGAAGCGACCGGGGCCGAAATCGTCGACCTCCACGCCTCGGTCAAGGGTGACGAGCGCAGCGCGGAGCTCCTCGAGGTGTTCGATCCGCCGATCGACCGCCGGGTTCGAGACTACTCGCGGGGCAACGTCCAGAAGCTCGGGATTGTGACGACGTTCATGCACGAGCCCGATCTCGTGATCTTAGACGAACCGACCAGTGGGCTCGACCCGTTGATGAAACAGCGCTTCGCCGAGTTCCTTCGCGCGGAGCGCGACCGCGGTGTAACCGTCTTTTTCTCCTCACACATATTGAGTGAGGTCCGCAGACTCTGCGACCGCGTCGGCATCATCCGGCAGGGCGAGCTCGTGACTGTCGACCCGATCGAGACACTGTTGACCAGAAGCGGGAAGGCGGTTCGAATTCACGCCGCCGAACCGATTCCCGTCGACGCACTCGACCTCGAGGGTGTCCACGATCTGGAGACGAGCCTTGCTGATGGCGTCGCTAACACTGACGAGTCGACGGTGTTCACCGAGTGCGCGTTCACCTACACCGGCAGCATCGATGCGCTCCTCCCCCGACTCACCCAGTACGAACTGCTGGATCTCGCAATCGAGGAGGCACCCCTTGAGGACGTCTTCCTGCGATTTTACGGAGATGAGAACGATGTTTGA